One window from the genome of Pseudoliparis swirei isolate HS2019 ecotype Mariana Trench chromosome 24, NWPU_hadal_v1, whole genome shotgun sequence encodes:
- the LOC130190365 gene encoding cyclin-dependent kinase 5 activator 1-like produces the protein MGTVLSLSPSYRKAALFEDGPAAMGHYTAVQNSKNAKDATAAAAAGKSLKRPSIISVLPWKRIVAVSAKRKGSKKLQADGGGKGSSPDGHAVVAVDDSASDSRRLKKSQSCANLSVYSSSQDPSGPSGPSTTTSTHLPTSKTLADVATAGAKKNSLTSSGIKPTAAAGTPKRVIVQASTSELMRSLGEFLCRRCYRLKRLSPTDPVLWLRSVDRSLLLQGWQDQGFITPANVVFLYMLCRDVVSSEVASERELQASLLTCLYLSYSYMGNEISYPLKPFLVEAEKEAFWDRCLEIIERMSAKMLQINTDPHFFTQVFAELKNESKKEEEKTKLFIGLDR, from the exons ATGGGCACCGTGTTGTCTCTGTCTCCCAGCTACCGCAAGGCGGCGCTGTTCGAGGACGGCCCCGCCGCGATGGGCCACTACACGGCGGTCCAGAACAGCAAGAATGCCAAGGACGccaccgcggcggcggcggctgggaAATCCCTCAAACGCCCCTCCATCATCAGCGTGTTGCCGTGGAAACGCATCGTGGCCGTGTCGGCGAAGAGGAAGGGCTCCAAGAAGCTGCAGGCGGACGGCGGGGGCAAAGGCAGCTCTCCGGACGGCCACGCCGTGGTCGCCGTGGACGACTCCGCCTCCGACAGCCGGAGGCTGAAGAAGTCTCAGTCCTGCGCCAACCTATCGGTGTACTCCTCCAGCCAAGACCCCTCGGGCCCCTCGGGCCCCTCCACCACgacctccacccacctgccGACCTCCAAGACCCTGGCGGACGTAGCGACCGCCGGCGCCAAGAAGAATTCCCTCACGAGTTCTGGGATCAAACCGACAGCGGCAGCCGGAACGCCCAAACGGGTCATAGTCCAG GCGTCCACCAGCGAACTGATGCGCAGCCTGGGCGAGTTCCTGTGCCGCCGCTGCTACCGCCTGAAGCGCCTCTCCCCGACGGACCCGGTGCTGTGGCTGCGCAGCGTGGaccgctccctcctcctccagggctGGCAGGACCAGGGCTTCATCACTCCGGCCAACGTGGTCTTCCTCTACATGCTGTGCCGCGACGTGGTCTCCTCCGAGGTGGCGTCGGAGCGCGAGCTGCAGGCCTCGCTGCTCACCTGCCTCTACCTGTCCTACTCCTACATGGGCAACGAGATCTCCTACCCGCTGAAGCCCTTCCTGGTGGAGGCGGAGAAGGAGGCCTTCTGGGACCGCTGCCTGGAGATCATCGAGCGCATGAGCGCCAAGATGCTCCAGATCAACACCGACCCGCACTTCTTCACCCAGGTGTTCGCCGAGCTGAAGAACGAGagcaagaaagaggaggagaagaccaaACTCTTCATAGGCCTCGACCGATAA
- the LOC130190375 gene encoding ferritin, liver middle subunit-like produces MESQVRQNYHRDSEAAVNRMINMEMFASYTYTSMAFYFSRDDVALEGFAHFFKENSDEERGHAEKLLAFQNSRGGRIFLQDIKKPDRDEWGSGLEALQCALQLEKNVNQSLLDLHKLASQNGDPHMCDFLETHYLNEQVEAMKKLGDYITNLARMDASEDKMAEYLFDKHTMSKS; encoded by the exons ATGGAGTCTCAGGTCCGTCAGAACTACCACCGCGACTCCGAGGCCGCCGTCAACCGGATGATCAACATGGAGATGTTTGCCTCCTACACCTACACGTCCATG GCCTTTTACTTCTCCCGTGACGATGTGGCCCTCGAAGGCTTCGCACATTTCTTCAAGGAGAACAGCGACGAGGAGAGGGGGCACGCCGAGAAGCTGCTGGCCTTCCAGAACAGCCGCGGAGGACGCATCTTCCTCCAGGACATCAAG AAACCAGACCGTGATGAGTGGGGAAGCGGGCTGGAGGCCCTGCAGTGCGCCCTGCAGCTGGAGAAGAATGTCAACCAGTCCCTGCTGGACCTCCACAAACTGGCTTCTCAAAATGGAGACCCACAT ATGTGTGACTTCCTGGAGACTCACTACCTAAATGAGCAGGTGGAGGCCATGAAGAAGCTCGGCGACTACATCACCAACCTAGCCCGCATGGACGCCAGCGAGGACAAGATGGCGGAGTACCTGTTCGACAAGCACACCATGAGCAAGAGCTAA